The following are from one region of the Lytechinus variegatus isolate NC3 chromosome 4, Lvar_3.0, whole genome shotgun sequence genome:
- the LOC121413293 gene encoding uncharacterized protein LOC121413293 yields the protein MEVPEGPDDFEGIPNIPKVFGDATQAVKVFSEYNRLAFSDEFQQIFNERMDFTKPDVLEKLQSVWLQASYKALDNTGFGHLKDMLGPGKIPDLLKLMFMAYNDCPEVIKLGAFVRGPYAQAPPPNVVTVGSSLPELNLISLAGETVGLSDLHINKDRPMMVMASSAS from the exons ATGGAGGTTCCGGAAGGGCCTGATGATTTTGAAGGAATCCCAAACATACCGAAAGTGTTTGGCGATGCAACGCAGGCTGTTAAGGTATTCTCAGAATACAATAGACTCGCATTCTCAGATGAGTTTCAGCAAATCTTTAATGAAAGGATGGATTTCACTAAGCCAGACGTCCTAGAGAAATTACAG AGTGTCTGGCTACAGGCAAGCTATAAAGCACTGGATAACACTGGCTTTGGTCATCTGAAGGATATGCTAGGACCAGGGAAGATACCAGACCTCCTTAAACTGATGTTCATGGCATACAATGATTGTCCAGAG GTGATTAAATTAGGGGCGTTTGTACGGGGTCCTTATGCCCAGGCACCCCCTCCTAATGTGGTCACTGTTGGAAGTAGCCTGCCGGAGCTCAATTTGATCTCCCTGGCCGGCGAGACTGTAGGACTTTCTGATCTTCATATCAACAAGGATAGACCGATGATGGTTATGGCTTCATCAGCCTCCTGA
- the LOC121413294 gene encoding uncharacterized protein LOC121413294, which yields MDEPEGTEQAGQPADGQSNTSEMLKYLNMQKPGSDQVQRLPKLLGEPSEAIKVFEEYNRIVFSDEIQSMFNDKLDFTKPDVLSEMQNVWRRASCLTLERCGLDQFKPLFAPGKIQSMHRLMMAAYGDCPEVVKMLSYMSEPATPLPLPSALEVGDEMPANLQLVSLHGKLMKLSDLHNNKDRPTMILASSAS from the exons ATGGACGAACCAGAAGGGACTGAGCAGGCGGGTCAGCCTGCAGATGGTCAGTCAAACACAAGTGAAATGCTGAAATACCTTAACATGCAAAAACCAGGATCGGATCAAGTCCAAAGACTCCCCAAGCTTCTAGGAGAACCATCAGAAGCCATCAAAGTCTTTGAGGAATACAATAGGATTGTCTTTTCAGACGAGATCCAGAGCATGTTTAATGACAAGCTGGATTTCACCAAACCTGATGTACTCTCAGAAATGCAG AATGTTTGGCGCCGTGCAAGCTGCCTTACTCTAGAACGTTGCGGATTGGACCAATTCAAACCACTTTTTGCACCAGGAAAAATCCAGAGCATGCATCGCCTTATGATGGCTGCATATGGAGACTGCCCAGAG gTGGTAAAGATGCTGTCTTACATGAGTGAACCAGCCACGCCCTTGCCTCTTCCTAGCGCATTGGAGGTTGGTGATGAAATGCCTGCCAATCTTCAACTTGTATCATTGCACGGTAAACTTATGAAGCTTTCTGATCTTCATAACAACAAGGATAGACCAACGATGATCCTGGCTTCATCAGCCTCCTGA